A single window of Archangium gephyra DNA harbors:
- a CDS encoding TonB-dependent receptor has protein sequence MHVSHRSIRTVASRSLVLVTWLVGSGALAQGTSVMFGTIIDASTRQPVPDVVVTARAPSLQGEQVAVTDATGQYRLPQLPSGVYSLRFDKQAYRPFSRDGITLRLGYSVRVNVELLPESALSEEILVVGHAPTLDVGSTTTGLNIDEKLIRDIVVIAPGGKNAAARSFETLAQLAPDAVIDPYGTTVGGATSPENRYLIDGISVNDPSTGLNGTPLSIEFIQEVNVLTGGYLPEFGRATGGVIDVVTKSGSNELHGSVFGNFAPGALATGGRELRQQGDVISGRQTLWNLGDFGAELGGPLLRDKLWFYAGLAPSFTRYQLERNLNVRVLDENGQPVEDEDGFTRTQRIEGTRRHFFADQRDLQYIGKLTYQVSQNHTVALSVLGAPGSSGGPGRFSFLLDNGAPERVVLPGVPEALSTQRLRNSLDVGLKTSSSFFNKHLLLDATLGWHHQDSAVRASDGTRAGSGEGLSNLPHVSWGRTSPYRRSLLDFEPLPDPSVCGTTPEEAARRCPLLGYSTGGPGALEERTLNRFQGRLAGTLLVRAAGQHVLKAGLDAEWMRYEHLRAVSGGSQLRESPRGDSFDDTIQYGYLLGPDQTRLLDSYRARSSSNSLGAFVQDSWNVRDLVTFNLGLRYDTQWMWGEEQLALVLAHQWSPRLGLIVDPTRSGRARLFASYARYFENLPLDLIDTAFPGEPRVLSRKSAEVCRPMEPGYREACASDRARLPYQVVTSPLDPSRLWRVTGGSRTLVDPDIQPQSTDEWSAGGEFEPFAHLRVGLTYTRRSLNRVVEDISLDESRTFFIGNPGYGLGQGIEKATRTYDAGTVFLQRSFAEQWLFRASYTLSYLRGNYEGLFRSETGQLSPNHTSDFDLRSLGINREGPLPADRTHQFRAFAARELVFRPDLSLQLGLSYFGDSGTPYSYLGADELNRARLIFILPRGSAGRLPWFHRIDARLAVSYKLTRTVTASAGVDVFNLFNFQAVTSYDQAYTNFPVRPLQNGTREDLPELRSPNGEPLGPEALNKNFGKPATYQLPRSLRFGARLSF, from the coding sequence ATGCACGTTTCCCATCGGTCCATCAGGACTGTTGCCTCGCGGAGCCTGGTGCTCGTCACCTGGCTGGTGGGAAGCGGAGCCCTGGCCCAGGGCACCTCGGTGATGTTCGGCACCATCATCGATGCCTCGACGAGGCAGCCTGTCCCGGACGTGGTGGTGACCGCCCGGGCCCCCAGTCTCCAGGGTGAGCAGGTGGCCGTCACCGACGCCACCGGCCAGTACCGCCTCCCGCAGCTGCCCTCCGGTGTGTACTCGCTGAGGTTCGACAAGCAGGCCTACCGGCCCTTCTCGCGCGACGGCATCACCCTCCGGCTGGGCTACTCGGTGCGTGTGAACGTGGAGCTGCTCCCCGAGTCCGCCTTGAGCGAGGAGATCCTCGTGGTGGGGCACGCCCCCACCCTCGACGTGGGCTCCACCACCACCGGGCTGAACATCGACGAAAAGCTCATCCGCGACATCGTCGTCATCGCGCCAGGCGGCAAGAACGCGGCGGCGCGCTCCTTCGAGACGCTGGCGCAGCTGGCTCCCGATGCGGTCATCGACCCCTACGGAACCACCGTCGGCGGCGCCACCTCCCCCGAGAACCGGTACCTCATCGATGGCATCTCGGTGAACGATCCCAGCACGGGGCTCAACGGCACACCGCTGAGCATCGAGTTCATCCAGGAGGTGAATGTCCTGACCGGCGGCTACCTGCCCGAGTTCGGCCGCGCCACGGGAGGAGTGATCGACGTGGTGACGAAGTCCGGCTCCAACGAGCTCCACGGCTCGGTCTTCGGCAACTTCGCGCCGGGAGCGCTCGCCACCGGGGGCAGGGAGCTCCGCCAACAGGGGGACGTCATCTCCGGCCGGCAGACGCTGTGGAACCTGGGGGACTTTGGCGCCGAGCTGGGTGGCCCCCTCCTCCGGGACAAGCTCTGGTTCTACGCGGGCCTCGCGCCCTCGTTCACCCGGTATCAGCTCGAGCGCAACCTCAACGTGAGGGTGCTCGACGAGAATGGGCAGCCGGTGGAGGACGAGGATGGCTTCACGCGGACGCAGCGCATCGAGGGGACGCGGCGGCACTTCTTCGCGGATCAGCGGGACCTCCAATACATCGGGAAGCTGACGTACCAGGTGAGCCAGAACCACACCGTGGCGCTCTCGGTGTTGGGTGCTCCCGGTTCCTCGGGCGGCCCGGGGCGCTTCTCGTTCCTCCTGGACAACGGTGCCCCGGAACGGGTGGTCCTCCCGGGAGTTCCCGAGGCCCTGAGCACCCAACGCCTCAGGAACAGCCTGGACGTGGGGCTCAAGACGTCCTCCTCGTTCTTCAACAAGCACCTGCTCCTGGATGCCACGCTGGGCTGGCACCACCAGGACAGCGCCGTGCGTGCCTCGGATGGCACGCGGGCGGGCAGCGGGGAGGGGCTGTCGAACCTCCCCCACGTCTCCTGGGGAAGGACGAGCCCGTACAGGCGCTCCCTCCTTGATTTCGAGCCGCTGCCGGATCCTTCCGTCTGTGGCACCACCCCGGAGGAGGCGGCGCGGCGCTGCCCGCTCCTCGGCTACAGCACCGGAGGCCCGGGCGCCCTGGAGGAACGGACGCTGAACCGGTTCCAGGGCAGGCTCGCCGGCACGCTGCTGGTGAGGGCCGCGGGTCAGCATGTGCTCAAAGCGGGCCTGGACGCCGAGTGGATGCGCTACGAGCACCTCCGGGCAGTGAGCGGTGGCAGCCAGCTGCGCGAGTCGCCGCGAGGCGACTCCTTCGATGACACCATCCAGTACGGATACCTGCTCGGCCCCGACCAGACACGCCTGCTCGACTCCTATCGGGCCCGCTCCAGCTCCAACTCCCTCGGCGCCTTCGTGCAGGACAGTTGGAACGTGCGCGACCTCGTCACCTTCAACCTGGGTCTGCGCTACGACACCCAGTGGATGTGGGGTGAGGAGCAGCTCGCGCTGGTGCTCGCCCATCAGTGGTCACCCAGGCTGGGCCTCATCGTCGACCCCACCCGCTCCGGCCGGGCCCGGCTCTTCGCCAGCTACGCGCGCTATTTCGAGAACCTCCCGCTGGACCTCATCGACACCGCCTTCCCGGGCGAGCCCCGGGTGCTCTCGCGCAAGAGCGCGGAAGTCTGCCGTCCCATGGAGCCGGGATATCGGGAGGCTTGCGCCTCGGACCGCGCGCGGCTGCCCTACCAGGTGGTGACATCGCCCCTGGACCCCAGCCGGCTGTGGAGGGTGACGGGGGGAAGCAGAACCCTCGTGGATCCGGACATCCAGCCCCAGTCCACCGATGAGTGGAGCGCCGGTGGAGAGTTCGAGCCCTTCGCCCACCTGCGCGTCGGCCTCACCTATACGCGGCGCTCCCTCAACAGGGTGGTGGAGGACATAAGCCTGGACGAGTCGAGGACGTTCTTCATCGGCAACCCGGGATATGGCCTGGGACAGGGCATCGAAAAGGCCACGCGGACCTACGACGCGGGAACCGTCTTCCTCCAGCGGAGCTTCGCGGAGCAGTGGCTGTTCCGGGCGAGCTACACGCTCTCCTACCTCCGCGGCAACTACGAGGGCCTGTTCCGCAGTGAGACCGGTCAGCTGAGCCCGAACCACACCAGCGACTTCGATTTGCGCTCGCTGGGCATCAACCGCGAGGGCCCGCTGCCGGCGGACCGCACGCACCAGTTTCGAGCGTTCGCCGCCCGGGAGCTCGTGTTCCGTCCGGACCTGAGCCTCCAGCTCGGCCTCTCGTATTTCGGCGATTCAGGGACGCCCTACAGCTATCTCGGAGCGGACGAGCTGAACAGAGCACGCCTGATCTTCATCCTTCCACGCGGCTCCGCCGGACGCCTGCCCTGGTTCCACCGGATCGATGCGCGCCTGGCCGTCAGCTACAAGCTGACCCGGACCGTGACCGCCTCGGCCGGCGTGGATGTGTTCAACCTCTTCAACTTCCAGGCGGTCACCTCCTACGACCAGGCGTACACGAATTTCCCTGTTCGCCCCCTCCAGAATGGGACGCGGGAGGATCTGCCGGAGCTGCGGAGCCCGAATGGCGAGCCGCTCGGGCCAGAAGCGCTCAACAAGAACTTTGGGAAGCCCGCCACCTATCAATTGCCACGCTCCCTCCGGTTCGGCGCCCGGCTGTCCTTCTAG
- a CDS encoding TIR domain-containing protein: MFDVFLSYNGQDKASVEALAERLRTDAGLRPFLDKWQLTPGTRWQPALEEALAKSQAVAVFFGPSGVSPWRNEEVRVALANAVRTQDDYRVIPVLLPGAKAEEITGFLAQRTWVDFRAGLDDGAAFTRLVAGIKGHAPENDTFQLPDEPAPYRGLLPFSQQHARFFFGREAEIETVLARLRHSSFLAVVGASGVGKSSLVLGGVLPRLEARGLGDDAPLRARRMTPGSRPLRGLADQLATLVPPEARLATAEALREQLASRSNALRTAVSTLTADQPGTFLLVVDQLEELFTYAPDGSLSESATALLANLRDAVEHGGGALRVIVTLRADFFERCLRIPTLRALLQDHEVLLGNMGPEALRDAIVRPAQTVGAFLERGLVRAILKDVSQEPGSLPLLEHALYELWRARNGAWLTLSAYEASGGVEGALQRRAQTCYEALSAPQREIAKRLFLRLTALGEGTPDTRRRILSCELNFPGMDSTQVEHVLRVLSGPGARLIVVHENSVEVAHEVLIQTWPTLRGWLDENRRVLSIHRRLTEATHEWTEHHQDASYLYTGSRLLEAEESFLGKPGPLNARERDFLDASVERRDEEKRAEERRRQAELERTQELARVAEAGRRAEAARARVARRATRRLRVLALVLLVGTAGVVSFWAEARRERDVALSRELTASALLELEEDPQRSLLLIQQAYRITPTEHVAKALSAWQLEPALLVVRDTANIIGRVGFHPDGSRIITSNSEGLARIWDVASGRPLVTLKGHTGPVRSARFDSAGARAATAGQDGLARVWDVASGKLLVTLSGHTDAVWDARFSPEGSRLLTLSRDGTVRTWDAASGRHLLTLVRRPEQVGFAMFSPDSTRIVTAGGDGTMRIREVESGGLLVTLTAHSGAVLTARFNPEGTRIVTAGLDGTARLWDAASGRLLATLSGHADGVLGATFSPDGTRIVTASLDGTARLWDAATGRLLATLVGHTGPVVDAGFRPDGARVVTASEDGTARLWDAASGVLLTTLSGHTNTVLGASFGPDGMSVVSFSRDGTARLWDASGKISTTLSGTTVDFSAEGTRAVTASEDGTARVWETATGRLLVTLSGHTDAVLGVTFSPDGTRIVTTSNDGTARLWDAATGRLLVTLSGHTGKVWSANFSPDGARIATASTDETARLWDAATGRLLVTLSGHKAEVWSARFSPDGARVATASMDETARLWDAATGRLLVTLSGHTALVADASFSPDGTRIATAGMDGTARLWDAASGQLLVTLSGHTIGPVVEARFSDGGTRIITTYREDTPCLWDAASGQPLARPFGEASLLRGVRLSTDGSRLFTPNGNGTIRIWTHRVWEPLEAQLSNWSAGRDLTCEERALYLHEKRKCPPSGRTSE, translated from the coding sequence ATGTTCGACGTATTCCTTTCCTATAACGGCCAGGACAAGGCGTCTGTCGAGGCCCTCGCCGAACGTCTGAGGACCGACGCCGGGCTGCGGCCCTTCCTGGACAAGTGGCAGCTGACGCCAGGAACGAGGTGGCAGCCCGCCCTGGAGGAGGCACTGGCGAAGAGCCAGGCAGTGGCCGTCTTCTTCGGTCCCTCGGGTGTCTCGCCCTGGCGCAACGAGGAGGTGCGGGTCGCGCTGGCGAACGCGGTGCGCACTCAGGACGATTACCGCGTCATCCCCGTGCTCCTCCCCGGTGCGAAGGCCGAGGAGATCACGGGCTTCCTGGCCCAGCGCACCTGGGTGGATTTCCGCGCGGGGCTGGATGATGGCGCCGCCTTCACGCGGCTGGTGGCGGGCATCAAGGGCCACGCCCCCGAGAACGACACCTTCCAGCTCCCGGACGAGCCCGCCCCCTACCGGGGCCTGCTGCCCTTCAGCCAGCAGCACGCCCGGTTCTTCTTCGGCCGCGAAGCGGAAATCGAGACGGTGCTCGCCAGGCTGCGGCACTCCTCCTTCCTCGCGGTGGTGGGCGCCTCGGGGGTGGGCAAGTCCTCGCTGGTGCTCGGTGGGGTCCTCCCTCGCCTCGAGGCCCGCGGCCTGGGGGACGACGCACCCCTGCGCGCCCGGAGGATGACACCCGGAAGCCGTCCCCTCCGGGGGCTCGCGGACCAGCTCGCGACGCTGGTGCCTCCCGAGGCCCGCCTGGCCACCGCCGAGGCGCTCCGCGAGCAGCTCGCCTCGCGGAGCAATGCCCTCAGGACGGCGGTGTCCACCCTGACCGCCGATCAACCGGGCACCTTCCTGCTCGTGGTGGATCAGCTCGAGGAGCTCTTCACCTATGCTCCAGACGGAAGCCTCTCGGAGTCCGCGACGGCCTTGCTCGCCAACCTGCGGGATGCCGTCGAGCACGGAGGCGGCGCCCTCCGGGTCATCGTCACCCTGCGCGCGGACTTCTTCGAGCGCTGCCTGCGCATCCCCACGCTGCGGGCCCTCCTGCAGGACCACGAGGTGTTGCTGGGAAACATGGGCCCGGAGGCGCTCCGGGACGCCATCGTCCGGCCCGCGCAGACGGTGGGGGCCTTCCTGGAGCGGGGGCTGGTGAGAGCCATCCTGAAGGACGTGTCCCAGGAGCCCGGCTCGCTGCCCCTGCTCGAGCACGCCCTCTATGAGCTGTGGCGGGCGCGCAATGGCGCCTGGTTGACGCTGTCCGCCTACGAGGCGAGTGGAGGCGTGGAAGGAGCGCTCCAGCGGCGCGCGCAGACCTGCTACGAGGCGCTGAGCGCTCCGCAGCGGGAGATAGCCAAGAGGCTCTTCCTGCGGCTGACGGCGCTGGGCGAGGGCACCCCGGATACGCGGCGGCGCATCCTCTCCTGCGAGCTGAACTTCCCCGGGATGGACTCCACCCAGGTCGAGCATGTCCTCCGGGTGCTGTCGGGACCCGGGGCCCGGCTCATCGTCGTCCACGAGAATTCCGTGGAGGTGGCACACGAGGTCCTCATCCAGACGTGGCCCACCCTGCGCGGGTGGCTGGACGAGAACCGCCGGGTGCTGAGCATCCACCGGCGGCTGACGGAGGCCACCCACGAGTGGACGGAGCACCACCAGGACGCCAGCTACCTGTACACCGGCTCCCGCCTCCTGGAAGCCGAGGAGAGCTTCTTGGGGAAGCCCGGTCCCCTGAACGCCCGGGAGCGCGACTTCCTGGATGCGAGCGTGGAGCGCCGCGACGAGGAGAAGCGCGCGGAGGAGCGCCGCCGTCAGGCGGAGCTCGAACGGACCCAGGAGCTCGCCCGGGTGGCCGAGGCGGGGAGGCGCGCCGAGGCGGCACGGGCGCGGGTGGCCCGGAGGGCGACGCGGAGACTGCGCGTCCTGGCCCTGGTGCTCCTGGTGGGCACGGCGGGCGTCGTCTCCTTCTGGGCGGAAGCGCGGCGGGAGCGGGATGTGGCCCTCTCGCGTGAGCTGACGGCCAGTGCCTTGCTGGAGCTGGAGGAGGACCCACAGCGCAGCCTGCTGCTCATCCAGCAGGCGTACCGCATCACCCCGACGGAGCACGTGGCGAAGGCGTTGTCCGCGTGGCAACTCGAGCCGGCCCTGCTGGTCGTGCGAGACACGGCCAACATCATCGGCCGGGTCGGGTTCCACCCCGATGGTTCACGAATCATCACGTCCAATAGCGAGGGCCTGGCGCGCATCTGGGACGTGGCCTCCGGAAGGCCCCTGGTCACCTTGAAGGGACACACCGGCCCGGTGAGGAGCGCCCGGTTCGACTCCGCGGGCGCACGCGCCGCTACCGCCGGTCAGGATGGCCTGGCGCGTGTCTGGGATGTGGCCTCCGGCAAGCTCCTCGTCACCCTCTCGGGGCACACCGATGCGGTCTGGGATGCCCGGTTCAGCCCCGAGGGCTCGCGCCTCCTCACCTTGAGCCGTGACGGCACGGTGCGCACCTGGGATGCGGCCTCGGGCAGGCACCTCCTCACCCTGGTGAGGCGTCCCGAGCAGGTGGGTTTCGCCATGTTCAGCCCCGACAGCACGCGCATCGTCACGGCCGGCGGAGATGGCACGATGCGCATCCGCGAGGTGGAATCCGGCGGACTCCTCGTCACCCTCACGGCACACAGCGGGGCGGTGCTCACGGCCCGGTTCAACCCGGAGGGCACGCGCATCGTCACCGCCGGTCTGGACGGCACGGCGCGCCTCTGGGACGCGGCCTCCGGCAGGCTCCTCGCCACCCTCTCGGGACACGCGGACGGAGTGCTGGGCGCCACCTTCAGCCCCGACGGTACGCGCATCGTCACCGCCAGTCTGGACGGCACGGCGCGCCTCTGGGACGCGGCCACGGGCAGGCTCCTCGCCACCCTCGTGGGGCACACCGGTCCCGTGGTGGATGCGGGTTTCCGCCCCGATGGCGCGCGCGTCGTCACCGCCAGCGAGGATGGCACGGCACGCCTCTGGGACGCGGCTTCCGGAGTGCTGCTCACCACCCTCTCGGGGCACACCAACACGGTGCTGGGGGCCTCCTTCGGCCCCGATGGCATGTCCGTCGTGAGCTTCAGCCGCGACGGCACGGCACGCCTCTGGGATGCCTCTGGAAAGATCTCCACCACCCTGTCTGGCACCACGGTGGACTTCAGCGCCGAGGGCACGCGCGCCGTCACCGCCAGCGAGGATGGCACGGCACGCGTCTGGGAGACGGCCACGGGCAGGCTCCTCGTCACCCTCTCGGGACATACCGACGCCGTGCTGGGCGTGACCTTCAGTCCCGACGGGACGCGCATCGTCACCACCAGCAACGACGGCACGGCGCGCCTCTGGGACGCGGCCACGGGCAGGCTCCTCGTCACCCTCTCGGGGCACACCGGAAAGGTGTGGAGCGCCAACTTCAGCCCCGACGGAGCGCGCATCGCCACCGCCAGCACGGACGAGACGGCGCGCCTCTGGGACGCGGCCACGGGCAGGCTCCTCGTCACCCTCTCGGGACACAAGGCGGAGGTGTGGAGCGCCAGGTTCAGTCCCGACGGAGCGCGCGTCGCCACCGCCAGCATGGACGAGACGGCGCGCCTCTGGGACGCGGCCACGGGCAGGCTCCTCGTCACCCTCTCGGGGCACACCGCGCTGGTGGCGGATGCGAGCTTCAGTCCTGACGGCACGCGCATCGCCACCGCCGGCATGGACGGGACGGCACGCCTCTGGGACGCGGCCTCCGGTCAGCTCCTCGTCACCCTCTCGGGGCACACCATCGGCCCGGTGGTGGAGGCGCGGTTCAGCGACGGCGGCACGCGCATCATCACCACCTACCGGGAAGACACCCCTTGCCTCTGGGATGCGGCCTCCGGTCAGCCCCTCGCCAGGCCCTTCGGGGAGGCCAGCCTGCTCCGCGGAGTCCGTCTCAGCACCGATGGCTCGCGCCTCTTCACCCCCAACGGCAATGGCACGATCCGCATCTGGACGCACCGGGTGTGGGAACCCCTCGAGGCCCAACTCTCCAACTGGAGCGCTGGGCGGGACCTGACCTGCGAGGAACGCGCGCTCTACCTCCACGAGAAGCGCAAATGCCCCCCCAGCGGAAGGACGAGCGAGTAG
- a CDS encoding S8 family peptidase gives MQIRPPRVVVKFQDEIGTGQVQILKDFESRLARQFDGIRLTRLFRQSPQDLRSLRRRARATDPSYEPVNLNSYFALEVAADGTQQAVVNHLAEGEKAVVEKAYVEPGPIKPPQVNALGDPPKKSQGYLGPAPMGIDASFAWTTKGGDGAGLGFVDLEQGWALGHEDLVAHGIKLISGINAAYFDHGTSVLGVVASVNNAVGGVGITPGLVSVRVISQWRIGGGCTAQPILDASFVMGYGDVLLLEAQTELWGYDLVPVEIEPAVFDVIRQATALGIVVVEAGGNGNFNLDNVKDPGVKDPLGGRIFNRAGGPKAGFRDSGAIIVGAASSDEKHARLVSSCYGSRIDCYGWGEKVETATTNTNASELHSYTSTFGGTSSASAIVAGVALSTQGMAVVTYGEPYDPWRLRCILSDPSLGTSSASPTGEPIGVMPDLKAIAERGLKPDPECKHVGHGAESHPAPGHTGAVGGVGAPERHKRSLKPPPSGPDPQYPPPSTIR, from the coding sequence ATGCAGATTCGTCCGCCCAGAGTCGTGGTGAAGTTCCAGGATGAGATAGGTACTGGCCAGGTCCAGATACTCAAGGACTTCGAGTCCCGTCTGGCCCGGCAATTCGACGGCATCCGCTTGACGAGACTATTCCGCCAATCCCCGCAGGATCTCCGCTCCCTGAGGAGGCGAGCGAGAGCGACGGATCCCAGCTACGAGCCGGTGAACCTCAATTCATACTTCGCCCTGGAGGTTGCCGCTGACGGGACGCAGCAAGCGGTGGTCAACCATCTCGCCGAGGGGGAGAAGGCCGTCGTGGAGAAGGCCTACGTGGAGCCCGGCCCCATCAAGCCCCCGCAGGTGAATGCCTTGGGTGACCCACCCAAGAAGAGCCAGGGCTACCTGGGTCCAGCGCCCATGGGGATCGATGCCTCGTTCGCCTGGACAACGAAGGGGGGGGATGGGGCCGGACTCGGTTTCGTGGACCTGGAGCAGGGTTGGGCATTGGGCCACGAGGACCTCGTGGCCCATGGCATCAAGCTCATCTCCGGAATCAACGCCGCCTACTTCGACCACGGCACCTCGGTGCTGGGTGTAGTGGCCTCCGTGAACAACGCCGTGGGCGGTGTTGGCATCACTCCCGGGCTCGTATCCGTGCGCGTCATTTCCCAGTGGCGCATCGGTGGGGGCTGCACTGCTCAACCCATCCTGGATGCCAGCTTCGTGATGGGCTACGGCGACGTCCTCCTCCTGGAGGCGCAGACGGAGCTCTGGGGTTACGACCTGGTTCCAGTCGAGATCGAACCTGCCGTCTTCGACGTGATCCGCCAGGCGACCGCCCTGGGGATCGTGGTGGTGGAAGCCGGCGGCAACGGGAACTTCAACCTGGACAACGTGAAGGACCCCGGGGTGAAGGATCCCCTGGGCGGGCGGATCTTCAATCGAGCTGGCGGTCCGAAGGCAGGGTTCAGGGACTCGGGGGCAATCATCGTCGGCGCGGCATCCTCCGACGAGAAACACGCCCGTCTGGTGTCCTCCTGCTACGGGAGCCGCATCGACTGCTACGGCTGGGGCGAGAAGGTCGAGACCGCCACCACCAACACCAATGCCAGTGAGCTCCACAGCTACACCTCCACCTTCGGTGGCACCTCCAGCGCTTCGGCCATCGTCGCCGGGGTGGCGCTGTCCACACAGGGGATGGCCGTGGTGACGTATGGCGAACCCTACGACCCCTGGCGGCTTCGCTGCATCCTGAGCGATCCCTCCCTCGGAACGTCCTCGGCCTCCCCGACCGGCGAGCCCATCGGCGTGATGCCGGACTTGAAGGCGATTGCCGAGCGCGGTCTCAAGCCTGACCCTGAGTGCAAGCATGTGGGGCACGGGGCGGAGTCGCACCCGGCGCCCGGCCACACCGGCGCCGTGGGGGGCGTTGGAGCGCCAGAACGCCACAAGCGGTCGTTGAAGCCGCCGCCTTCGGGGCCGGATCCGCAATACCCGCCCCCATCCACGATCCGCTGA
- a CDS encoding alpha/beta fold hydrolase, translating into MAHHLLFLPGAGGAASFWHPLGAVLPASWRKTYLSWPGLGHEPHEPALQGLDDAVAHAASRLERPSVVVAQSMGGLVAVRLALAHPDRISHLILTATSGGIDVASSGAADWRGSYRAEYPNASEWILTERTELSAELHRLSIPTLLLWGDADPISPVGVGRQLERLLPRARLRVLTGGDHMFARDRAGEIAPWIAEHLLTWRPADS; encoded by the coding sequence ATGGCACACCACCTCCTGTTCCTGCCCGGTGCCGGTGGCGCCGCGTCCTTCTGGCATCCGCTCGGAGCGGTGCTGCCGGCGAGCTGGCGCAAGACCTACCTGAGCTGGCCGGGTCTGGGTCACGAGCCGCATGAGCCGGCACTCCAGGGCCTCGACGATGCGGTCGCACATGCCGCGAGCCGCCTGGAGCGCCCGAGTGTGGTCGTGGCGCAATCGATGGGGGGGCTCGTCGCCGTGCGGCTGGCGCTCGCCCATCCGGACCGCATCAGCCACCTGATCCTGACGGCCACCTCCGGTGGCATCGATGTGGCGAGCTCTGGCGCGGCGGATTGGCGCGGGTCCTATCGCGCGGAGTACCCCAACGCCTCGGAGTGGATCCTCACGGAGCGGACGGAGCTCTCGGCGGAGCTTCATCGTCTCTCCATCCCGACGTTGCTCCTCTGGGGTGATGCCGATCCGATCAGCCCCGTGGGGGTGGGCCGTCAGCTCGAGCGACTGCTGCCCAGGGCCCGGCTGCGGGTGCTCACGGGCGGCGACCATATGTTCGCCCGTGACCGGGCTGGGGAGATTGCCCCATGGATCGCGGAGCATCTCCTCACCTGGCGGCCCGCTGATTCCTGA
- a CDS encoding serine hydrolase, translating into MNWRHARIVSVLFVFVLAMPAAAATRQQEIDRLVTKYHQLRQFNGAVLVADEKGLVHKKGYGQANFEWQLPNTPDTKFRLGSITKQFTSMVIMQLVAEGKLQLEDKLSTHLPDYRKDTGERITISHLLNHTSGIPSYTSSPTFFANDSRDPYPVADFVKKFASGDLEFEPGTKWSYNNSGYFLLGAIIEKLTGMTYAQALQQRIFGPLGMKNSGYDVHAAVLPKRASGYQYGPAGLINAPYLDMGLPYAAGSLYSTVEDLYLWDRALYLDKLLPAPLKQQMFTPVMNQYAHGWSVRPITLNDAKTELATVSHTGGINGFSTLLIRVPERKELVVLLDNTSRGDKLLELAAGVLSILHGIAPQQPRQAIGEVVMAALDKASVAEAIARYKALKTTKAAEYDFSPVELNRTGYQLLGAGRVADAIAIFELNVEMFPSDGNAYDSLGEAYMVSGNKERAIANYRRSLELTPKNTNAVEMLKKLEERAHQAP; encoded by the coding sequence ATGAATTGGCGCCATGCGCGCATCGTGAGCGTGCTCTTCGTCTTCGTGCTGGCCATGCCCGCCGCGGCGGCAACGCGACAGCAGGAGATTGACCGGCTCGTCACGAAGTACCACCAGTTGCGCCAGTTCAACGGCGCCGTGCTCGTTGCCGACGAGAAGGGCCTCGTCCACAAGAAAGGCTACGGCCAGGCGAACTTCGAATGGCAGCTGCCGAATACACCCGACACGAAGTTCCGCCTCGGCTCCATCACGAAGCAGTTCACCTCGATGGTCATCATGCAGCTCGTCGCCGAGGGGAAGCTCCAGCTCGAGGACAAGCTCTCGACGCATCTGCCGGACTACCGCAAGGACACGGGCGAGCGCATCACCATCTCCCACCTGCTGAACCACACCTCGGGCATCCCGAGCTACACGTCCTCGCCCACGTTCTTCGCGAACGACTCGCGCGATCCCTACCCGGTCGCGGACTTCGTGAAGAAGTTCGCCAGCGGCGACCTCGAGTTCGAACCCGGGACGAAGTGGTCGTACAACAACTCCGGCTACTTCCTGCTCGGGGCCATCATCGAGAAGCTCACCGGGATGACGTATGCGCAGGCGCTGCAGCAGCGCATCTTCGGCCCGCTGGGGATGAAGAACTCCGGCTATGACGTCCACGCGGCGGTGCTGCCCAAGCGCGCGAGTGGCTATCAGTACGGGCCCGCCGGGTTGATCAACGCGCCCTACCTCGACATGGGGCTGCCGTATGCCGCCGGCTCCCTGTATTCGACGGTGGAGGATCTCTATCTCTGGGACCGGGCGCTCTACCTCGACAAGCTGCTCCCCGCGCCGCTCAAGCAGCAGATGTTCACGCCGGTGATGAACCAGTACGCCCACGGGTGGAGCGTGAGGCCGATCACGCTGAACGACGCCAAGACGGAGCTCGCCACCGTCAGCCACACGGGCGGAATCAACGGGTTCTCCACCCTTCTCATCCGCGTCCCCGAGCGCAAGGAGCTCGTCGTGCTCCTCGACAATACGTCGCGCGGCGACAAGCTCCTGGAGCTCGCGGCCGGGGTGCTGAGCATCCTTCATGGCATTGCGCCCCAGCAGCCCCGGCAGGCCATCGGGGAAGTCGTGATGGCGGCGCTCGACAAGGCGTCCGTGGCGGAGGCCATCGCCAGGTACAAGGCCCTCAAGACGACGAAGGCGGCCGAGTACGACTTCTCCCCGGTGGAGCTGAATCGCACCGGATATCAGCTGCTGGGCGCCGGGCGCGTGGCGGACGCGATCGCGATCTTCGAGCTGAACGTGGAGATGTTTCCCAGCGATGGGAACGCCTACGACAGCCTGGGTGAGGCGTACATGGTCAGCGGCAACAAGGAGCGGGCGATCGCGAACTACCGCCGCTCCCTGGAGCTGACCCCCAAGAACACGAACGCGGTGGAGATGCTCAAGAAGCTAGAGGAGAGGGCCCACCAGGCGCCCTGA